The Nitrospira tepida genome includes a window with the following:
- a CDS encoding polysaccharide biosynthesis/export family protein, protein MNPPMGRPAERTIAWLLIMVLGTGTLSCRNPAQSTLSPSDMAPAGTPFPPLPKGDAYADESVVSADARIDPGDTVEVLIHRGAGEEKFSGTVRESGHITLSFVDIDVRGLTVSEAEARITEGVRPYMRNPKVQVSLKKRGVRVKRIFVFGEVRKPGMYPMSRNMTVLHALSAADNYTETALVDEIRVIRGDLNRPQIYTADLARLWTYGDMTRNLPLEENDVVFVPREHLGDGSETAKKLMPVIQAAVAPFYPLFAIPLFVPAAQIK, encoded by the coding sequence ATGAACCCTCCGATGGGACGGCCAGCCGAACGAACGATCGCATGGCTGCTGATCATGGTGCTTGGAACGGGAACCCTGTCCTGCCGGAACCCGGCCCAATCGACCCTGTCCCCCTCGGACATGGCGCCGGCCGGTACGCCCTTTCCGCCGCTTCCGAAAGGGGATGCCTATGCGGACGAATCCGTCGTGAGCGCGGACGCCAGAATCGACCCGGGCGACACGGTCGAAGTGTTGATCCATCGAGGCGCCGGCGAAGAGAAGTTCTCGGGCACCGTGCGCGAGTCGGGCCATATCACGCTGTCCTTCGTCGATATCGATGTCAGGGGGCTGACGGTCTCCGAGGCCGAAGCCAGAATCACCGAAGGCGTCCGGCCCTACATGCGGAACCCCAAGGTGCAGGTGTCGCTCAAAAAACGAGGCGTCCGCGTGAAGCGGATCTTCGTGTTCGGAGAAGTGCGCAAACCCGGCATGTATCCCATGTCGCGCAACATGACCGTGCTGCATGCCCTGTCCGCGGCGGACAACTACACGGAAACTGCGTTGGTCGACGAAATCCGCGTCATCCGCGGAGATTTGAACCGACCGCAGATCTATACGGCCGATCTGGCGCGCCTCTGGACCTACGGCGACATGACGCGGAATCTGCCGCTGGAAGAAAACGATGTCGTCTTCGTGCCGCGCGAACACCTGGGCGACGGCTCGGAGACCGCCAAGAAACTGATGCCGGTGATCCAGGCCGCCGTCGCACCCTTCTATCCGTTGTTCGCGATCCCGCTGTTCGTTCCCGCGGCGCAAATCAAATAG
- a CDS encoding GumC family protein, translating into MAQYELDVLDYWMILKKRKYLIVLATLLVVGFTFTFTQFMKPTPLYEASARVKFDRSTTVAQQLLESITFATANDLTTQTEVIKGFPVMERVAQALGIVETDLPPEQRRSAEYLNTIYNLGQQIQTSRESDTNIIRITATAYEPELAERTANAVAQAYRIENIAARNRMVTESRRFVEDQLAALEEKLQAAEEALRIFKEREGQVFLDDEAKAALQSFTQLEGEWNAIARQKDETLRQIEALERPSSSIDSRIGRIFTEDPYALLTKLNGRLLELLQDRSTLLINYTPEHPQVKETDRKITNVKNEMIRELRSKAASLQDRENTLAVQIAHYRDRYLAFPKAAIELNRLEREVKVNADLYSTLKIKHQELLIKSAEQIEEVTLIAPAVKPPKPINAPNVPLNMAVGSIMGLFLGVVLAFTRESLDTSIGTIEGVEDFLKVPVLGVIPTFDEQELQEAAKQALPCDADQELVEGVSKLITLLDPKSLLSESFRSLRTNIQFASMDRRIKSLLFTSAGLGEGKSTTVINLAITLAQEGQRVLLVDADLRRPIVHKRLGLPREPGLVEALQGIVSWQEAVRTATDLMIGSLGVDRVLKSPGLDNLHILSSGSAAHNPSECMSLAKLKPLLAEMQDAYDIVLFDTPPILPVTDAVAMSSRIDGTVLVYQVGRIGRNALKRAKFLLDHAQANIMGVVLTNVKAEISTEATFYRYEYR; encoded by the coding sequence ATGGCCCAATACGAACTCGATGTCCTCGACTATTGGATGATCCTCAAAAAGCGGAAGTACCTGATTGTGCTGGCCACCCTGCTGGTGGTCGGCTTCACGTTCACCTTTACCCAGTTTATGAAGCCGACACCCCTGTACGAGGCCTCCGCGCGCGTCAAGTTCGACCGCAGCACGACGGTCGCCCAGCAACTGCTCGAATCCATCACCTTCGCCACCGCCAATGACCTCACGACCCAGACGGAAGTCATCAAGGGTTTTCCGGTCATGGAGCGGGTTGCGCAGGCCTTGGGCATCGTCGAGACGGATCTTCCCCCCGAACAGCGGCGATCGGCGGAGTATCTCAACACCATCTACAATCTCGGACAGCAGATCCAAACCTCCCGCGAATCGGACACGAACATCATCCGCATCACGGCCACCGCCTACGAACCGGAGCTGGCCGAGCGCACGGCCAACGCCGTCGCGCAGGCCTACCGGATCGAGAACATCGCCGCCCGCAACCGGATGGTGACCGAGTCGCGCCGGTTCGTCGAAGACCAACTGGCGGCCCTGGAAGAAAAGCTCCAGGCGGCGGAAGAGGCCCTCCGCATCTTCAAGGAGCGGGAAGGGCAGGTCTTTTTGGACGACGAGGCCAAGGCCGCGCTCCAGAGCTTTACCCAGCTCGAAGGCGAATGGAACGCGATCGCCAGGCAGAAGGACGAAACCCTGCGCCAGATCGAGGCACTTGAGAGGCCGTCCTCATCCATCGACAGCAGGATCGGGCGGATCTTCACCGAAGACCCCTACGCGCTCCTGACCAAACTCAACGGCCGCCTGCTCGAATTGCTGCAGGACCGCTCGACCCTGTTGATCAACTACACGCCGGAGCATCCGCAGGTCAAGGAGACGGACCGCAAAATCACCAACGTAAAAAACGAGATGATCCGGGAGCTGCGGTCCAAGGCCGCGAGTCTCCAGGACCGGGAGAACACGCTGGCCGTTCAGATCGCGCATTACCGGGATCGGTATCTGGCCTTTCCCAAGGCCGCCATCGAGCTGAACAGGCTGGAACGCGAGGTGAAGGTCAACGCGGACCTCTACTCCACGCTCAAGATCAAGCATCAGGAACTGCTCATCAAGAGCGCGGAACAAATCGAGGAGGTGACATTGATCGCGCCGGCGGTCAAGCCTCCGAAGCCGATTAACGCGCCCAACGTGCCCTTGAACATGGCCGTCGGCTCGATCATGGGCCTGTTCCTGGGCGTGGTTCTGGCCTTCACGCGGGAATCACTTGACACGTCGATCGGCACGATCGAGGGCGTCGAGGACTTCCTGAAAGTGCCCGTGCTCGGCGTCATTCCAACCTTTGACGAACAGGAGCTGCAAGAGGCGGCCAAGCAGGCTCTGCCGTGCGACGCCGATCAAGAGCTGGTGGAGGGGGTGTCCAAGCTCATCACGCTGCTCGACCCCAAATCTCTGCTGTCGGAAAGCTTCCGCTCGCTGCGCACGAATATCCAGTTTGCCAGCATGGACCGCCGCATCAAATCTCTGCTCTTCACCAGCGCCGGGCTCGGCGAGGGCAAGAGCACGACCGTCATCAACCTGGCCATCACGCTCGCCCAGGAAGGCCAGCGGGTCCTGTTGGTGGATGCGGACCTTCGCCGTCCGATTGTCCATAAGCGGCTCGGCCTCCCGCGGGAGCCGGGGCTGGTTGAAGCGCTGCAAGGAATCGTCTCGTGGCAGGAGGCGGTGCGGACCGCGACGGATCTGATGATCGGATCGCTCGGCGTGGACCGGGTGCTCAAGAGTCCGGGGCTCGACAATCTGCACATTCTCAGCAGCGGGTCCGCCGCGCACAATCCCAGCGAGTGCATGAGCCTGGCCAAGTTAAAGCCGCTGTTGGCCGAGATGCAGGACGCCTACGACATCGTGCTGTTCGACACGCCGCCGATCCTGCCCGTCACCGACGCCGTGGCCATGAGTTCCCGGATTGACGGGACTGTGCTGGTCTATCAGGTCGGACGGATCGGCCGGAATGCGCTGAAGCGCGCCAAGTTCCTGCTGGACCATGCGCAGGCCAACATCATGGGGGTGGTCCTGACGAACGTGAAGGCGGAAATCTCCACCGAGGCCACGTTCTACCGCTACGAATACCGCTAG
- a CDS encoding oligosaccharide flippase family protein: MERIETMPAVGTTRTDSLTVRREPCAEAEPAARRSMPSFSRVTGLLLLNRLLTYGLTVGNSVVLARTLGTDGLGQFAYATGLAGLFGLLPHLGISTVVTRTVASAPGSTAAVLSTARTIQRGAAATACGLVMLTAWCLPVRATTITNIVLAAIQMSLASLSWPYLAVLAGRARYDLLAGVETAMAAAGSLALGIAAIGSGTVPAFLWSQVLVTLLAVLVARGAAAKFIQSDSPTAHPIGAFLRTAAPFGLTAFLQSAYTRCDLLLLSQFVPGSVLGLYSAAYKPITMLTHFGASAAGTLFPYMVDELRAGTSGTFHRVMKVFAVMAPAVALIFSGLAAWMLDALYGAAFKDAAPMLAILAWSAAANWLYVPLCTTLQAKHKEYAWLRGLSLALLVNVMVNLAVIPLWSGMGAAIATLVSEILLLVIGAWLVMKELGYRPPARMIVCIALAAGAGALTLWQSSHWGPIAATGCALTVYVCLLRATRTIGWQDGLAIVSRIRETWQGRHRS; this comes from the coding sequence ATGGAGCGAATCGAGACGATGCCCGCAGTCGGCACGACCCGTACTGACAGTCTGACGGTCAGAAGAGAGCCCTGCGCAGAGGCCGAACCGGCGGCCCGGCGGTCTATGCCCTCGTTCAGCCGTGTCACGGGTCTGTTGCTGCTCAACCGACTCCTCACGTACGGGCTCACGGTCGGCAATTCCGTCGTGCTGGCACGGACGCTGGGAACCGACGGGCTCGGCCAGTTCGCCTATGCCACGGGCCTTGCCGGCCTGTTCGGTCTGCTGCCCCATCTCGGCATCAGCACAGTGGTCACCAGAACCGTCGCGTCGGCCCCCGGCTCGACGGCAGCCGTCCTCTCCACCGCGCGAACGATCCAAAGAGGCGCGGCCGCCACGGCCTGTGGACTGGTGATGCTGACGGCTTGGTGCCTTCCGGTTCGCGCCACGACGATCACCAACATCGTTTTGGCCGCGATACAGATGTCGCTGGCGTCGTTGAGTTGGCCGTACCTGGCCGTGCTCGCGGGCCGGGCGCGCTACGACCTGCTGGCCGGCGTGGAAACCGCGATGGCGGCGGCCGGCTCGCTGGCGTTGGGGATCGCCGCCATCGGCAGCGGCACCGTGCCGGCCTTCTTGTGGTCCCAGGTCTTGGTTACGCTCCTGGCCGTGCTCGTCGCACGCGGTGCGGCTGCGAAATTCATCCAATCGGACAGTCCGACCGCTCATCCCATCGGCGCGTTCCTCCGGACGGCTGCCCCTTTCGGACTCACGGCCTTCCTGCAAAGTGCGTACACCCGATGCGATCTGTTGTTGCTGAGCCAGTTCGTTCCCGGTTCCGTCCTCGGCCTCTACAGCGCCGCCTACAAACCGATCACGATGCTGACCCATTTCGGAGCCTCCGCCGCGGGCACTCTGTTCCCGTACATGGTAGACGAACTGCGCGCCGGAACGTCCGGCACATTCCACCGGGTCATGAAGGTCTTCGCCGTCATGGCGCCGGCTGTTGCGTTGATCTTCAGCGGCCTCGCCGCTTGGATGTTGGACGCTCTTTACGGAGCAGCCTTCAAGGACGCGGCGCCGATGTTGGCCATTCTGGCCTGGTCCGCAGCGGCCAATTGGCTCTACGTCCCGCTCTGCACGACCCTGCAGGCCAAGCATAAGGAGTATGCCTGGCTGCGAGGCCTCTCGCTCGCGCTGCTCGTCAATGTCATGGTCAACCTGGCGGTCATTCCCCTGTGGAGTGGCATGGGCGCCGCCATCGCGACCCTGGTCTCGGAGATCCTCCTGCTGGTGATCGGAGCCTGGCTGGTGATGAAAGAACTGGGATACAGGCCGCCGGCGAGGATGATCGTCTGCATCGCCTTGGCTGCGGGAGCCGGTGCCTTGACCCTGTGGCAGTCGTCCCATTGGGGACCAATCGCCGCCACAGGCTGCGCGCTGACTGTGTACGTCTGCCTGCTCCGAGCCACCAGGACCATCGGTTGGCAGGATGGACTTGCGATCGTGTCACGGATTCGCGAGACCTGGCAGGGGAGACATCGCTCGTGA
- a CDS encoding glycosyltransferase family 4 protein: MMIGIDAGPMVGQGGISSYVTPLVRTLVAGATDTHWRLFLRRSWRDHRHDHSFSDLAPTTTLWTPDRLLRFGWRWLPPSCLPMDRSWQALDGYLSTCLMTPTLTHATIISLIYDLIPLRLPHLFPRRREFLALVRETVERSDRLITISHRTKADLIELLKVEPDRVQVVYPGRHEEWSTIPPAALSAIRDRYGLPPRYLLYLGSLGPHKNVSTLLRAFALAHETGRLDVPLVIVGDPRWGEQALEFLKDLPSRRHIILTGRVPDSDVPAMYSGATAFVFPSLYEGFGLPVLDAMTCGVPAIVSTGGALPEVVGGAGICLPPDSIEAWADALCLICRDDMTRERLGREGMVRAAQFSWRRSATEVHRLLKSGQAHREAA; the protein is encoded by the coding sequence ATGATGATCGGAATCGACGCGGGTCCGATGGTGGGACAGGGAGGCATCAGTTCTTATGTCACGCCTCTGGTCCGGACCCTCGTGGCCGGTGCCACTGATACGCACTGGCGCCTGTTCCTGCGCCGTAGTTGGCGCGATCACCGGCACGACCACAGCTTCTCTGATTTGGCGCCGACAACGACCCTGTGGACGCCCGACCGTCTGCTCCGATTCGGATGGCGTTGGCTCCCTCCATCCTGTTTGCCCATGGACCGAAGCTGGCAGGCGCTCGACGGCTATCTCTCGACCTGCCTCATGACTCCGACATTGACGCACGCCACCATCATCAGCCTCATCTACGACCTCATCCCGTTGCGCCTTCCACACCTCTTTCCTCGCCGAAGAGAGTTCTTGGCGCTGGTGCGCGAGACGGTGGAGCGCTCGGACAGGCTGATCACGATCTCTCATCGAACCAAGGCGGATCTGATCGAACTGCTGAAGGTGGAACCGGATCGCGTCCAGGTCGTGTATCCGGGACGGCACGAAGAATGGTCCACCATCCCACCTGCTGCGCTCTCGGCCATCCGCGACCGTTATGGACTTCCGCCCCGTTATCTCTTGTACCTGGGTTCGCTCGGCCCACACAAGAACGTCTCGACCTTGCTCCGCGCCTTTGCTCTGGCCCATGAGACCGGCCGATTGGATGTTCCCTTGGTCATCGTCGGTGATCCTCGCTGGGGAGAACAAGCGTTGGAGTTCTTGAAAGATCTGCCTAGCCGCCGGCACATCATCCTGACCGGGCGCGTGCCGGATTCCGATGTTCCGGCCATGTATTCCGGCGCCACGGCGTTCGTGTTTCCGTCTTTGTATGAAGGATTTGGACTACCGGTGCTGGACGCCATGACCTGTGGCGTCCCGGCGATCGTCTCAACCGGCGGAGCCTTGCCGGAAGTGGTGGGAGGAGCGGGCATCTGCCTGCCTCCCGATTCAATCGAGGCCTGGGCCGATGCCCTCTGTCTGATCTGTCGCGATGACATGACCAGGGAGCGCCTCGGGCGTGAG
- a CDS encoding O-antigen ligase family protein gives MMPSPVIRPRPDWLWTVLLAAPVAWLSATATPSAVLTVVAAVSPLIVSFLSPASGLYILVFSMLLGPEVLIGELGSGALLGRGVTLRFDDLLLLLVGFGWLGRMALAPSQRIVLRTPLNRPIVWYVVGCVFATLVGVLAGRIRPASGFFFLLKYYEYFFIYFMTVNIVTDKRDVQRLVTASLVTCGLVSLYAIAQIPSGVRVSAPFEGQEGEPNTLGGYLVFLLAIIGSLVIVRGAVFRRWPLILLGATAVVALQATLSRASFLALVPVLLGFAYIIRRRHPLLLIWALIAAIGLAWLLPRPVVDRITYTFNQPAEEGQIKVGALRIDTSTSDRLRSWKQAGEVWLTSPLWGKGVTGGPFMDAMYPHVLTETGLIGLAAFGVLLWSLFRAGMTGYHLSPDPYLQAISLGFVLGFLGLLVHAIGSNTFIIVRIMEPFWLFAGLVVKGHMLGNPAAPQRNPDDSASRTNGLADERQFIPGLGPVIPR, from the coding sequence ATGATGCCCTCACCCGTCATCCGCCCGCGGCCCGACTGGCTATGGACGGTACTGCTGGCCGCCCCGGTCGCTTGGCTCAGCGCGACGGCAACACCCTCGGCGGTCCTGACCGTCGTCGCCGCCGTCTCCCCGCTGATCGTCTCGTTTCTCTCGCCGGCGAGCGGGCTCTACATCCTGGTCTTCTCCATGTTGCTGGGCCCGGAAGTGCTGATCGGGGAATTGGGCTCCGGAGCGCTGCTCGGCCGAGGGGTCACGCTCCGATTCGACGATCTGCTCCTGCTGCTCGTCGGATTCGGCTGGCTGGGCCGCATGGCGCTGGCTCCCAGCCAGCGAATCGTCCTGCGGACGCCGCTGAATCGCCCGATCGTCTGGTATGTCGTGGGCTGCGTGTTCGCCACGTTGGTCGGCGTGTTGGCGGGACGGATCCGGCCGGCCAGCGGCTTCTTCTTCCTCCTCAAGTATTACGAATACTTTTTCATCTACTTCATGACCGTGAATATCGTCACCGACAAACGGGACGTGCAGCGGCTCGTCACCGCCAGTCTGGTCACCTGCGGGCTCGTCTCGTTGTATGCGATTGCGCAGATTCCCTCCGGCGTGCGGGTCTCCGCTCCGTTCGAGGGTCAGGAGGGAGAGCCCAACACGCTGGGCGGCTATCTGGTGTTCCTGTTGGCCATCATCGGATCTCTGGTCATCGTGAGAGGAGCCGTCTTCCGACGCTGGCCGCTCATCCTGTTGGGAGCGACCGCCGTCGTCGCCCTGCAAGCCACCCTATCACGCGCGTCATTCCTGGCCCTCGTCCCGGTCCTGCTGGGCTTCGCCTACATCATCCGGCGGCGCCATCCGCTCCTGCTCATATGGGCCTTGATCGCCGCCATCGGTCTCGCGTGGCTCCTGCCCAGGCCGGTGGTCGATCGCATCACCTACACCTTCAACCAGCCGGCAGAGGAGGGACAGATCAAGGTGGGGGCGCTCCGGATCGATACGTCCACCTCCGACCGTCTCCGGTCTTGGAAGCAGGCAGGCGAGGTGTGGCTGACTTCTCCTTTGTGGGGCAAGGGGGTCACCGGCGGTCCCTTCATGGATGCGATGTACCCCCACGTCTTGACCGAAACCGGACTCATCGGGCTGGCGGCCTTCGGCGTCCTGCTGTGGAGCCTCTTCAGGGCCGGGATGACCGGCTATCACCTCTCTCCCGATCCATATCTACAGGCGATCAGCCTGGGGTTCGTACTGGGATTCCTCGGCCTGCTCGTGCATGCGATCGGATCGAACACCTTCATCATCGTGCGCATCATGGAACCGTTCTGGCTGTTCGCCGGGTTGGTCGTGAAGGGGCACATGCTGGGGAATCCCGCCGCGCCGCAAAGGAATCCGGATGACTCCGCGTCGCGGACGAATGGTCTGGCTGACGAGCGTCAGTTCATTCCCGGTCTTGGACCGGTCATACCGCGTTAG